A single region of the Streptomyces sp. NBC_01803 genome encodes:
- a CDS encoding ABC transporter family substrate-binding protein, with product MSGVPARPGRARAARYAASLLAGALLIPLLAGCTGQDEHDAAIAGAAQSVTTARRAQLTSGGSVTWGVDRLPATLNAFQSGADRVTDQVVGAVLPTLFTVDAHGRPQLNTDYLRSAEITGREPRQTVVYTLHPEARWSDGEPIGAADFVAQWKALNGEDDAYRSARNAGYDRIEKVAEGPGRHQVKVTFAKPYADWKSLFTPLYPQAVTGDADAFNEGARAELPAAAGPFELKEINSKESTVTLVRNDAWWGDPALLDRLVFAAVPRDQRRAALVDGKLDIAEIRPADADRVTAAGGTDGASGAGGDGDEKGEPGRRHAAGVDALHDLAVARLAPDAGDEIAARERFARSFAESERARERAFATREEAARERLRGFTVHRAYDAAYTQLAMNGASDALADERVRWAVARALDREALAAEVHEPAGLPARPLGSHLRVLGQSGYQDNSDALGETGADAARAALEEAGWRHAETDADADADTDTDGKKDAAKDDGEAGAGAAAAPVRAKDGKPLELRFVLPSGPEGEQLRRVGRRVIEMLAETGVAAEITEVDPADYFAKHIAEGAYDLALFSWPATAYPATDAAPLFAKPRSVPGGESLIGQNFTRVGTDYIDQLLTQAAGELEEKEYDRLLNKADARIWATAGSIPLFQRPQLVATPTDLAGVGAFGLETPRYQDIGYRR from the coding sequence ATGTCAGGGGTGCCAGCGAGACCAGGCCGGGCCCGGGCGGCCCGTTACGCGGCGTCGCTCCTCGCGGGAGCCCTGCTCATCCCGCTCCTCGCCGGGTGCACCGGCCAGGACGAGCACGACGCCGCCATCGCCGGCGCGGCCCAGTCGGTCACCACGGCCAGGCGTGCCCAGCTGACGAGCGGCGGCTCCGTCACTTGGGGCGTCGACCGTCTCCCGGCCACGCTCAACGCCTTCCAGTCCGGCGCCGACCGGGTCACCGATCAGGTCGTCGGCGCCGTCCTGCCCACGCTCTTCACCGTCGACGCGCACGGCCGGCCCCAGCTCAACACCGACTATCTGCGCTCGGCCGAGATCACCGGGCGCGAGCCCCGGCAGACCGTCGTCTACACCCTCCACCCCGAGGCCAGGTGGAGCGACGGCGAGCCGATCGGCGCGGCCGACTTCGTCGCCCAGTGGAAGGCCCTGAACGGCGAGGACGACGCCTACCGGTCCGCGCGCAACGCCGGCTACGACCGCATCGAGAAGGTGGCCGAGGGGCCCGGGCGGCATCAGGTCAAGGTCACCTTCGCCAAGCCGTACGCCGACTGGAAGTCCCTGTTCACCCCGCTCTACCCGCAGGCCGTCACCGGTGACGCCGATGCCTTCAACGAGGGAGCCCGCGCCGAACTCCCGGCCGCCGCCGGGCCGTTCGAGCTCAAGGAGATCAACAGCAAGGAGTCGACGGTCACCCTCGTCCGCAACGACGCATGGTGGGGCGACCCCGCCCTGCTCGACCGCCTGGTCTTCGCCGCCGTGCCGCGCGACCAGCGGCGCGCGGCGCTCGTGGACGGGAAGCTCGACATCGCCGAGATCCGCCCGGCCGACGCCGACCGTGTCACCGCGGCGGGCGGCACGGACGGCGCGAGCGGGGCGGGCGGGGACGGGGACGAGAAGGGGGAGCCGGGGCGTCGCCACGCGGCCGGTGTCGACGCGCTGCACGACCTGGCCGTCGCCCGGCTGGCTCCCGACGCCGGGGACGAGATCGCCGCGCGGGAACGGTTCGCGCGCTCCTTCGCCGAGTCGGAACGGGCTCGCGAGCGCGCCTTCGCCACCCGCGAGGAGGCGGCCAGGGAACGGCTGCGCGGCTTCACCGTGCATCGCGCCTACGACGCGGCGTACACCCAGCTGGCGATGAACGGGGCGTCTGACGCGCTCGCCGACGAGCGCGTCCGCTGGGCCGTCGCACGGGCGCTGGACCGCGAGGCGCTCGCCGCCGAGGTGCACGAACCGGCTGGTCTGCCCGCCCGGCCGCTCGGCAGCCACCTGCGCGTGCTCGGCCAGAGCGGCTACCAGGACAACAGCGACGCGCTCGGGGAGACCGGCGCCGACGCGGCCAGGGCAGCGCTGGAGGAGGCGGGCTGGCGCCACGCCGAGACGGACGCCGACGCCGACGCGGACACGGACACGGACGGGAAGAAGGACGCGGCGAAGGACGACGGCGAGGCCGGGGCGGGAGCGGCGGCGGCGCCGGTCCGGGCGAAGGACGGAAAGCCGCTCGAACTGCGGTTCGTGCTCCCCTCGGGCCCCGAGGGCGAGCAGTTGCGGCGGGTGGGGCGGCGCGTCATCGAGATGCTGGCGGAGACCGGGGTCGCGGCGGAGATCACGGAGGTGGACCCGGCCGACTACTTCGCGAAGCACATCGCCGAGGGCGCCTACGACCTGGCCCTCTTCTCCTGGCCCGCCACCGCCTACCCGGCGACGGACGCGGCGCCGCTGTTCGCCAAGCCGCGGTCGGTCCCGGGCGGGGAGTCGCTGATCGGGCAGAACTTCACCCGGGTCGGCACCGACTACATCGACCAGCTCCTGACCCAGGCCGCCGGCGAGCTGGAGGAGAAGGAGTACGACCGGCTCCTGAACAAGGCCGACGCCCGCATCTGGGCCACCGCGGGCTCGATCCCCCTCTTCCAGCGTCCCCAGCTGGTCGCGACCCCGACCGACCTGGCGGGCGTCGGAGCGTTCGGCCTGGAAACCCCCCGCTACCAGGACATCGGCTACCGCCGCTGA
- the typA gene encoding translational GTPase TypA, producing the protein MPTRHDIRNVAIVAHVDHGKTTLVDAMLRQAGAFAAHQHVDDRVMDSNDLEREKGITILAKNTAIRYHPKGGGSPVVINIIDTPGHADFGGEVERGLSMVDAVVLLVDASEGPLPQTRFVLRKALQARLPVILCVNKTDRSDARISAVLNETYDLFLDLDADEEQIEFPIVYASARAGIASLTQPADGTIPSDSDSLEPFFTTLLETVPAPVYEEGAPLQAHVTNLDADNFLGRIALCRIRHGNLRKGQTVAWLRRDGTSQNVRVTELLMTDALTRKPAEEAGPGDICAVAGIPEIMIGETLADPENPVALPLITVDEPAISMTIGTNTSPLVGRGGKGHKVTARLVKDRLDRELIGNVSLRVLPTERPDAWEVQGRGELALAILVETMRREGFELTVGKPEVVTQVIDGALHEPVERMTIDAPEEHLGAITQLMAGRKGRMETMTNHGSGWVRMEFLVPSRGLIGFRTEFLTETRGTGIAHSIYERHEPWAGELRTRQSGSLVSDRSGTATPYAMLNLQERGTIFVEPGTEVYEGMIVGENSRADDMDVNITKEKKLTNMRAAASDTTENLIPPRKLSLEQSLEFCREDECVEVTPAEVRIRKVVLDQRERARATSRAKRS; encoded by the coding sequence ATGCCTACGCGCCATGACATCCGCAACGTCGCCATCGTCGCCCATGTCGACCACGGGAAGACCACCCTGGTCGACGCCATGCTCCGGCAGGCGGGCGCCTTCGCCGCGCACCAGCACGTCGACGACCGGGTCATGGACTCCAACGACCTGGAACGCGAGAAGGGCATCACGATTCTCGCGAAGAACACCGCCATCCGCTACCACCCCAAGGGTGGCGGCAGTCCGGTCGTCATCAACATCATCGACACCCCCGGCCACGCCGACTTCGGTGGTGAGGTCGAGCGCGGTCTGTCGATGGTCGACGCGGTCGTCCTCCTCGTCGACGCCTCCGAGGGCCCCCTGCCGCAGACCCGTTTCGTGCTGCGCAAGGCCCTCCAGGCCCGACTGCCGGTCATCCTCTGCGTCAACAAGACCGACCGCTCCGACGCCCGCATCTCCGCGGTGCTCAACGAGACCTACGACCTCTTCCTCGATCTCGACGCGGACGAGGAGCAGATCGAGTTCCCCATCGTCTACGCCTCCGCCCGGGCCGGCATCGCCTCGCTGACCCAGCCCGCCGACGGGACCATCCCGTCCGACAGCGACAGCCTGGAGCCGTTCTTCACCACGCTCCTGGAGACGGTCCCGGCGCCGGTCTACGAGGAGGGCGCGCCGCTCCAGGCGCACGTCACCAACCTCGACGCCGACAACTTCCTGGGCCGTATCGCGCTGTGCCGCATCCGGCACGGCAACCTGCGCAAGGGCCAGACCGTGGCCTGGCTCAGGCGCGACGGCACCTCGCAGAACGTCCGCGTCACCGAGCTGCTGATGACCGACGCGCTCACCCGCAAGCCCGCCGAGGAGGCCGGCCCCGGGGACATCTGCGCGGTGGCCGGCATTCCGGAGATCATGATCGGCGAGACCCTGGCCGACCCGGAGAACCCGGTCGCGCTGCCGCTGATCACCGTGGACGAGCCGGCCATCTCGATGACCATCGGCACCAACACCTCGCCCCTGGTGGGCCGCGGCGGCAAGGGCCACAAGGTCACCGCCCGGCTGGTGAAGGACCGCCTGGACCGCGAGCTGATCGGCAACGTGTCGCTGCGCGTCCTGCCCACCGAGCGCCCCGACGCCTGGGAGGTGCAGGGCCGCGGCGAGCTGGCGCTGGCCATCCTGGTGGAGACGATGCGCCGGGAGGGCTTCGAACTGACCGTCGGCAAGCCCGAGGTGGTGACCCAGGTGATCGACGGGGCGCTCCACGAGCCGGTGGAGCGGATGACGATCGACGCCCCCGAGGAGCACCTGGGCGCCATCACCCAGCTCATGGCCGGCCGCAAGGGCCGCATGGAGACGATGACGAACCACGGTTCGGGCTGGGTGCGCATGGAGTTCCTGGTGCCCTCGCGCGGACTCATCGGTTTCCGGACCGAGTTCCTGACCGAGACGCGCGGCACCGGCATCGCGCACAGCATCTATGAGCGGCACGAGCCCTGGGCCGGCGAGCTCCGCACGCGCCAGAGCGGCTCCCTGGTCTCCGACCGGTCCGGCACCGCGACGCCGTACGCGATGCTCAACCTCCAGGAGCGCGGAACGATCTTCGTGGAGCCCGGCACCGAGGTCTACGAAGGCATGATCGTCGGCGAGAACTCCCGCGCCGATGATATGGACGTGAACATTACAAAAGAGAAGAAGCTCACCAACATGCGGGCCGCGGCGTCGGACACGACAGAGAATCTGATCCCGCCGCGCAAGCTTTCGCTGGAGCAATCTCTGGAGTTCTGCCGCGAGGACGAGTGTGTGGAGGTCACCCCCGCGGAGGTGCGGATCCGTAAGGTCGTTCTGGATCAGCGGGAGCGCGCGAGGGCCACGTCGCGGGCCAAGAGGAGCTGA
- a CDS encoding ABC transporter permease yields MGRYVVRRLLQMIPVFVGSTFIIFMMMYALPGDPVRALWGERAPDEAQMNAMRADLGLDDPILQQYWNYLTGLFQGDFGTQIASRREVIDVISEALPATVRLTLLAFVITAVLGIGMGLIAGLRAGGKIDTGILFFTLLLISVPVFVIGYLYQTYFGVKWGWISPTVKDSEDWGELLLPALALASLSLAYVARLTRTSIVENRRADYMRTARAKGLTKSRAVGVHLLRNSLIPVVTFLGVDIGNLMTGAVVTEGIFNIHGLGRAVFEALKSREGATVVGIVSFFIVVYLVVALLVDLLYAVLDPRIRYV; encoded by the coding sequence ATGGGGCGTTACGTCGTGCGGCGACTGCTCCAGATGATCCCGGTGTTCGTCGGGTCAACGTTCATCATCTTCATGATGATGTACGCCCTGCCCGGTGACCCGGTCCGGGCACTGTGGGGCGAACGCGCCCCGGACGAGGCTCAGATGAACGCCATGCGGGCGGATCTCGGCCTCGACGACCCGATCCTGCAGCAGTACTGGAACTACCTGACCGGCTTGTTCCAGGGCGACTTCGGTACCCAGATCGCCAGCAGACGCGAGGTCATCGACGTGATCTCCGAGGCGCTGCCCGCGACCGTCCGGCTGACCCTGCTCGCCTTCGTCATCACCGCTGTGCTGGGTATCGGCATGGGCCTGATCGCCGGTCTGCGGGCCGGCGGGAAGATCGACACGGGCATCCTCTTCTTCACCCTGCTCCTCATCTCCGTGCCGGTCTTCGTCATCGGCTACCTCTACCAGACCTACTTCGGCGTCAAGTGGGGCTGGATCAGCCCCACGGTCAAGGACTCCGAGGACTGGGGCGAGCTGCTTCTGCCCGCCCTGGCGCTGGCGTCACTGTCCCTGGCCTACGTCGCCCGCCTGACCCGCACCTCCATCGTGGAGAACCGGCGCGCCGACTACATGCGCACGGCCCGGGCCAAGGGGCTCACCAAGAGCCGCGCGGTCGGCGTCCACCTGCTGCGCAACTCCCTGATCCCCGTGGTGACATTCCTCGGCGTGGACATCGGCAATCTGATGACCGGCGCCGTCGTCACCGAGGGCATCTTCAACATCCACGGGCTCGGCCGAGCTGTCTTCGAGGCGCTCAAGTCCCGCGAGGGCGCGACCGTCGTGGGCATCGTCAGCTTCTTCATCGTCGTGTATCTCGTTGTCGCCCTGCTCGTCGACCTGCTCTACGCGGTCCTGGACCCGAGGATTCGCTATGTCTGA
- a CDS encoding SPOR domain-containing protein: MNSSTLQPWQVVREDANGSRYRIGHCATRAEAQRLIQRLRLSDAADPVDDGAHYLVERVDLGSRAHS; the protein is encoded by the coding sequence ATGAACAGCAGCACCCTGCAGCCCTGGCAGGTGGTCCGCGAGGACGCGAACGGCAGCCGCTATCGCATAGGACATTGCGCCACGCGCGCGGAGGCCCAGCGCCTCATCCAGCGCCTGCGTCTGAGCGACGCCGCCGATCCCGTCGACGACGGGGCGCACTATCTCGTGGAGCGCGTCGACCTGGGCAGCCGCGCTCACTCCTGA
- a CDS encoding peptide ABC transporter substrate-binding protein, which translates to MRGARSAKWVATAIVVALAATACGGSDDGEGGDGGDNTSAGNPDGIVRIDGGEPQNPLVPTNTNEQFGALVVQNVFSKLLDFDDQGQIYMVAAESVEPSEDNGTWTVTLKEGWTFHDGTPVTAQSYVDAWNWAANIDNNQNNSFWFADIVGYEDVHPAEEGAAPTADAMSGLQVVDDLSFTIELTTPVSYYDYKLGYDAFTPLPESFYDDPEAFGEHPVGQGPYEFTAWNHGESIELARYEDYAGEPAKNGGIHIASYDSLEAAYTDLQSGNLDIIRQVAPRDLPLYRQDLGEDHSVAQPYNGIQTIVPVWYEWEDTDPQVLQGVSMAIDRETITQTVLDGSRTPADSFVPPGVFGYQEGASNGITDFNPEEARRLVEAGGGIPGDEITIQYNSDGGHQEWVEAVCNSIIETLDVECVGDAKVDFDTDLEAREANEVQSMYRGGWFADYPLNVNFLKELYHSEAQSNYGRFDNAEVDELFSEGDAAATLEDTAQAYADAEQVLWEEMPAIPLWFNNVNGGWGENVSNVAFNSAGQPVLTEVTVNE; encoded by the coding sequence ATGCGTGGTGCGCGCAGCGCCAAGTGGGTCGCTACTGCGATAGTCGTGGCTCTGGCCGCGACCGCCTGTGGTGGCAGTGATGACGGCGAGGGTGGCGACGGCGGCGACAACACGTCCGCGGGGAACCCCGACGGCATCGTCCGGATCGACGGCGGCGAGCCCCAGAACCCGCTCGTTCCCACCAACACCAACGAGCAGTTCGGCGCGCTGGTCGTCCAGAACGTGTTCTCCAAGCTGCTCGACTTCGACGACCAGGGCCAGATCTACATGGTCGCGGCCGAGTCGGTCGAGCCCAGCGAGGACAACGGCACCTGGACCGTCACGCTGAAGGAGGGCTGGACCTTCCACGACGGAACGCCGGTCACCGCGCAGAGCTACGTGGACGCGTGGAACTGGGCCGCCAACATCGACAACAACCAGAACAACAGCTTCTGGTTCGCCGACATCGTCGGTTACGAGGACGTGCACCCGGCCGAGGAGGGCGCCGCGCCCACCGCCGACGCGATGTCCGGTCTCCAGGTCGTGGACGACCTCTCCTTCACGATCGAGCTGACGACGCCCGTGTCGTACTACGACTACAAGCTCGGCTACGACGCCTTCACCCCGCTGCCCGAGAGCTTCTACGACGACCCCGAGGCGTTCGGCGAACACCCGGTCGGCCAGGGCCCGTACGAGTTCACCGCGTGGAACCACGGCGAGTCCATCGAGCTGGCCCGCTACGAGGACTACGCCGGTGAGCCCGCCAAGAACGGCGGCATCCACATCGCGTCGTACGACTCGCTGGAGGCCGCCTACACCGATCTCCAGTCGGGAAACCTGGACATCATCCGCCAGGTCGCCCCCCGTGACCTGCCGCTCTACCGTCAGGACCTCGGCGAGGACCACTCGGTCGCCCAGCCCTACAACGGCATCCAGACCATCGTCCCCGTGTGGTACGAGTGGGAGGACACCGACCCCCAGGTCCTCCAGGGCGTCTCCATGGCGATCGACCGGGAGACCATCACCCAGACGGTGCTGGACGGTTCACGCACGCCGGCCGACAGCTTCGTGCCCCCGGGTGTCTTCGGGTACCAGGAAGGCGCCTCGAACGGCATCACCGACTTCAACCCGGAGGAGGCCCGCCGGCTCGTCGAAGCGGGCGGCGGTATCCCGGGTGACGAGATCACCATCCAGTACAACAGCGATGGCGGTCACCAGGAGTGGGTCGAGGCCGTCTGCAACAGCATCATCGAGACGCTGGACGTCGAGTGCGTCGGTGACGCCAAGGTCGACTTCGACACCGACCTGGAGGCCCGCGAAGCCAACGAGGTGCAGAGCATGTACCGCGGTGGTTGGTTCGCCGACTACCCGCTGAACGTGAACTTCCTCAAGGAGCTGTACCACTCCGAGGCGCAGAGCAACTACGGTCGCTTCGACAACGCTGAGGTCGACGAGCTCTTCTCCGAGGGCGACGCGGCGGCCACGCTGGAGGACACCGCCCAGGCGTACGCCGACGCGGAGCAGGTTCTCTGGGAAGAGATGCCGGCCATCCCGCTGTGGTTCAACAACGTCAACGGCGGTTGGGGCGAGAACGTCAGCAACGTCGCCTTCAACAGCGCCGGCCAGCCGGTGCTGACCGAGGTAACGGTCAACGAGTAG
- a CDS encoding cation diffusion facilitator family transporter, whose protein sequence is MSASGGTKAIVAALCANLAIAVSKFTAAAFSGSSSMLAEGVHSVADSGNQALLLLGGKRAQRAANEEHPFGYGRERYIYAFLVSIVLFTVGGVFALYEGVEKIRHPHELEHWYWPVGVLIFAIIAEAFSFRTAIRESNELRGGQSWLQFVRTAKAPELPVVLLEDLGALVGLVLALGGVSLALATGDGVWDGVGTLCIGVLLVVIALVLAAETKSLLLGEAGSKESVARIREAIVDGEAVTRIIHMRTLHLGPEELLVAAKIAVRHGDDAATIAQAIDDAETRVRAAEPIARVIYLEPDIYRERATTATSTV, encoded by the coding sequence ATGAGCGCGTCAGGCGGAACCAAGGCGATCGTGGCGGCGTTGTGCGCCAACCTCGCCATCGCGGTGAGCAAGTTCACGGCGGCGGCGTTCAGCGGCTCGTCGTCCATGCTCGCCGAGGGCGTGCACTCCGTGGCCGACTCCGGGAACCAGGCGCTGCTCCTGCTCGGCGGCAAACGGGCCCAGCGCGCCGCGAACGAGGAGCACCCCTTCGGCTACGGCCGGGAGCGCTACATCTACGCCTTCCTCGTCTCCATCGTGCTCTTCACGGTCGGCGGCGTCTTCGCCCTGTACGAAGGCGTGGAGAAGATCCGCCACCCGCACGAGCTGGAGCACTGGTACTGGCCGGTCGGCGTCCTCATCTTCGCGATCATCGCCGAGGCGTTCTCCTTCCGCACCGCCATCAGGGAGTCGAACGAGCTGCGCGGCGGGCAGTCCTGGCTCCAGTTCGTGCGAACCGCCAAGGCCCCCGAGCTGCCCGTGGTGCTGCTGGAGGACCTCGGCGCGCTCGTCGGCCTGGTGCTGGCCCTGGGCGGCGTCAGCCTCGCGCTGGCCACCGGCGACGGCGTGTGGGACGGCGTCGGGACCCTGTGCATCGGGGTGCTGCTGGTGGTGATCGCCCTGGTGCTGGCGGCCGAGACCAAGTCGCTGCTGCTCGGCGAGGCCGGCAGCAAGGAGTCGGTCGCCCGGATCCGCGAGGCGATCGTCGACGGTGAAGCGGTCACCCGGATCATCCACATGCGGACGCTGCACCTCGGCCCGGAAGAGCTGCTGGTCGCCGCCAAGATCGCGGTCCGGCACGGGGACGACGCGGCCACGATCGCCCAGGCGATCGACGACGCCGAGACCCGGGTCCGCGCGGCGGAGCCCATCGCCCGGGTGATCTACCTGGAGCCCGACATCTACCGCGAGCGGGCGACGACGGCCACCTCCACCGTCTGA
- a CDS encoding SpoIIE family protein phosphatase has product MRVGTVLLTVDGDIALWSPMAEEILGWPDDRAVGRPLTDFTPDGRAWAFEPAPGERHWRGTLSLRHRDGHPVELACRAARLTGAEDSRFILANLVETSRMAAVEQDLAAVDALFTASPLGVALFDAEQRYTRVNDALSRLHGTPAESVLGRTVLDVLPSPMAQEIHRLQRTVLRSGRSVTDLVTSSPDGRGAQSMSFGRLTDRFGHAIGVSCVVLDITERLEAMSRVEHARQRLALLDDVGTALGDLLDMRPIAETLCRALIHRFGDYASVEILKSVVRGEEPRPIGELADATLIQLGTAAKEHGPAVATILRPDRDIGSQPGTVFETVLTTGVPHLAETPEAVAAGVGPGDPRVAAARDLGIHCLLTLPLRARGTVLGLLTVSRAGKRAAFDRDDLALAMELANRAAIALDNARLYVREREAALMLQRSLLPRALPAVAGVEVGHRYLPGATGTEIGGDWFDVIPLAGGRVAFVVGDATGHGLRAAAIMGRLRTAARTLAGLELAPAEVLRRLNDLGADIAQHPDDPLLATCVYAAYDPATGICALATAGHLPPVLVGPDPVTGGWTATALELPPATPLGLEGTSFDERRIEVPEGALLVLYTDGLVENRDEDLTVGIDRLCELLARTTGPGTPMEDVCDGVIGALRPHAAEGASDDIALLAARLGRPPGQRVASWTFPAEREMVHRARRAVAETLRGWGLDALTETARLLVGELVTSAGRHAPDPVRVRMAYGGSLLIEVTDPVNVSRGPTAAPDDDGGRSLALVARESRGWGTRRGAVDKTVWFELDLPGEPP; this is encoded by the coding sequence TTGCGCGTCGGCACCGTTCTGCTGACCGTGGACGGCGACATCGCCCTGTGGAGTCCGATGGCCGAGGAGATCCTCGGCTGGCCCGACGACCGCGCGGTGGGCCGCCCCCTGACCGACTTCACCCCCGATGGCCGCGCCTGGGCCTTCGAACCGGCCCCCGGAGAACGGCACTGGCGCGGCACGCTGTCACTGCGCCACCGGGACGGACACCCGGTCGAGCTGGCGTGCCGCGCCGCACGACTGACGGGCGCGGAGGACAGCCGGTTCATTCTGGCCAATCTGGTGGAAACCAGCCGGATGGCGGCCGTCGAACAAGATCTCGCCGCCGTGGACGCCCTGTTCACGGCCTCGCCGCTCGGCGTCGCCCTCTTCGACGCCGAGCAGCGCTACACCCGGGTCAACGACGCTCTCTCCCGGCTGCACGGCACGCCCGCCGAGTCGGTCCTCGGCAGGACCGTCCTCGACGTACTGCCATCGCCGATGGCACAGGAGATCCACCGGCTCCAGCGGACGGTGCTCCGCTCGGGCCGCTCCGTGACCGACCTGGTCACCTCCTCGCCGGACGGCCGCGGCGCCCAGTCCATGTCGTTCGGCCGACTGACCGACCGCTTCGGGCACGCCATCGGCGTGAGCTGTGTCGTGCTGGACATCACCGAGCGCCTGGAGGCCATGAGCCGGGTCGAGCACGCCCGGCAGCGGCTGGCCCTGCTGGACGACGTGGGCACCGCCCTGGGCGACCTGCTGGACATGCGGCCGATCGCCGAGACGCTCTGCCGCGCCCTGATCCACCGGTTCGGCGACTACGCGAGCGTCGAGATCCTGAAGTCGGTCGTGCGCGGCGAGGAGCCGCGGCCCATCGGGGAGCTGGCCGACGCGACGCTGATCCAGCTCGGCACCGCGGCGAAGGAGCACGGCCCGGCCGTCGCGACGATCCTGCGGCCGGACCGCGACATCGGCTCCCAGCCCGGGACCGTCTTCGAGACGGTGCTGACCACCGGCGTACCGCATCTGGCCGAGACGCCGGAGGCGGTGGCCGCCGGTGTCGGCCCGGGCGATCCCAGGGTCGCCGCCGCCCGCGATCTCGGCATCCACTGTCTGCTGACGCTGCCGCTGCGCGCCCGGGGCACGGTCCTCGGGCTGCTGACCGTCAGCCGTGCCGGGAAGCGGGCCGCGTTCGACCGCGACGACCTGGCCCTGGCCATGGAGCTGGCCAACCGCGCCGCGATCGCCCTGGACAACGCGCGGCTGTACGTCCGGGAGCGGGAGGCCGCGCTGATGCTCCAGCGCAGCCTGCTCCCCCGCGCGCTGCCCGCCGTCGCCGGGGTGGAGGTCGGCCACCGCTATCTGCCCGGCGCCACGGGGACCGAGATCGGCGGGGACTGGTTCGACGTCATCCCGCTGGCCGGCGGCCGGGTCGCGTTCGTGGTGGGCGACGCCACCGGGCACGGCCTGCGGGCGGCGGCGATCATGGGCCGCCTGCGCACCGCCGCGCGCACCCTGGCCGGGCTCGAACTCGCCCCCGCCGAGGTGCTGCGCCGGCTCAACGACCTCGGCGCGGACATCGCCCAGCACCCGGACGACCCGCTGCTGGCCACCTGTGTCTACGCCGCCTACGACCCGGCCACCGGGATCTGCGCCCTGGCCACCGCCGGGCACCTGCCACCGGTGCTGGTCGGCCCGGACCCGGTGACCGGCGGCTGGACGGCCACCGCGCTGGAGCTGCCCCCGGCCACGCCGCTGGGCCTGGAGGGCACCTCCTTCGACGAGCGGCGGATCGAGGTCCCCGAGGGCGCCCTGCTCGTGCTCTACACCGACGGGCTGGTCGAGAACCGCGACGAGGACCTGACCGTGGGCATCGACCGGCTGTGCGAGCTGCTGGCGCGCACCACCGGCCCCGGCACTCCGATGGAGGACGTGTGCGACGGCGTCATCGGCGCGCTGCGCCCGCACGCCGCGGAGGGCGCCTCCGACGACATCGCCCTGCTCGCCGCCCGCCTGGGCCGACCGCCCGGACAACGGGTGGCTTCCTGGACCTTCCCGGCCGAGCGCGAGATGGTCCACCGCGCCCGCCGCGCCGTGGCCGAGACCCTGCGCGGGTGGGGCCTGGACGCGCTCACCGAGACGGCCCGGCTGCTGGTCGGCGAGCTCGTCACCAGCGCCGGACGGCACGCTCCCGACCCGGTCAGGGTGCGGATGGCGTACGGCGGCTCGCTGCTGATCGAAGTGACCGACCCGGTCAACGTCTCGCGTGGGCCGACGGCCGCCCCCGACGACGACGGCGGCCGGAGCCTGGCCCTGGTGGCCCGGGAGTCCCGCGGCTGGGGCACGCGGCGCGGCGCGGTGGACAAAACGGTCTGGTTCGAGCTCGACCTCCCCGGCGAGCCGCCCTGA
- a CDS encoding GntR family transcriptional regulator — protein sequence MPFGEQPAYLRVAEDLRQQISDGSLPPHTRLPSQATIRARYGVSDTVALEARKVLMAEGLVEGRSGSGTYVRERPVQRAISRSGYRTLGECSPFRQEQADERVRGTWEGHSERLTAAGAVAERLRIEPGEPVMCTHYVFRVVGEPAMLSTSWEPLRLTGRTPVMLPEHGPLAGRGVVERMAAIDIVVDNMTEDVSARPALAAEARVLGGLAGHPVLVVTRTFRAGGVPVETADVVVPADRFRLAYHLPVR from the coding sequence GTGCCGTTCGGTGAGCAGCCCGCGTATCTGAGAGTGGCGGAAGACCTTCGACAGCAGATCTCCGACGGCAGCCTGCCGCCGCACACCAGGCTCCCCTCGCAGGCCACCATCCGCGCCCGGTACGGCGTCTCCGACACGGTGGCCCTGGAGGCGCGCAAGGTGCTGATGGCCGAGGGGCTGGTCGAGGGCAGATCCGGCTCGGGGACGTATGTCCGCGAGCGGCCCGTGCAGCGGGCCATCTCCCGCAGCGGCTATCGGACGCTGGGGGAGTGCTCGCCCTTCCGGCAGGAGCAGGCCGACGAGCGCGTGCGGGGGACGTGGGAGGGGCACAGCGAGCGGCTGACGGCGGCCGGGGCCGTCGCGGAGCGGCTGCGGATCGAGCCGGGGGAGCCGGTGATGTGCACGCACTATGTGTTCCGCGTCGTCGGCGAGCCCGCGATGCTCTCCACCTCCTGGGAGCCGCTGCGGCTGACCGGGCGCACGCCCGTGATGCTGCCCGAGCACGGTCCGCTGGCCGGGCGCGGGGTGGTGGAGCGGATGGCGGCCATCGATATCGTGGTGGACAACATGACGGAGGACGTCAGCGCGCGCCCCGCGCTGGCGGCGGAGGCCCGGGTGCTGGGCGGGCTGGCGGGCCATCCGGTGCTGGTCGTCACCCGCACGTTCCGCGCGGGGGGCGTCCCGGTGGAGACCGCCGACGTGGTGGTCCCGGCCGACCGCTTCCGCCTCGCTTATCACCTGCCGGTGCGCTGA